Genomic segment of Tistrella bauzanensis:
CCGCGGCGCATGAGGCTCCGCGTCATGGGGCATATCCTCCGATGATATGGATTATGGGGGCGGATGCGGTCGAGGGGGATCGGCCGGCGGCGGCCGTCAGGTCGCGGGCGGGCCATCCAGCGCGTCGGCCTGCCAGGGCATCGCCGCCCTGAGGCCACGATCGACCGCGAGATAGAGCAACAGGGTGATGGCGACCAGCACGGCGAGGGCCGCGAACATCAGGTCGGTCTTCATCCGGCCATTGGCATGCAGCATCAGATAGCCGAGCCCGGCCGACGATCCGACCCATTCGCCGACCACCGCGCCGATCGGCGCCACGGCGGCCGCCACCCGCAGGCCGGATGCCAGCGCCGGCAGCGCCGCCGGCAGGCGGATCAGCAGCAGCCGGCGCGCGGGCGGTGCCCCCATCACCCGCGCCATGTCGAGCCAACCCGGCTCTGTCCGGCGCAGGCCGTCGAGAAAGGCGATGGCGACGGGGAAGAAGATGATCAGCCCGGCCATCACGATCTTGGGCGTGAAGCCATAGCCGAACCACAGGGTCAGCAGGGGGGCCAGGGCGAAGACCGGCAATGCCTGGGCGCCGACCA
This window contains:
- a CDS encoding ABC transporter permease, producing the protein MTTIDDTIPAPAPQRTSTGGGWWRGLIVAAGLIGIWWAIVIVAGMPAFLLPAPDRVAVAIWVNRAMLADHALITALEIALGLGAGAMVGITAALAIAGAPKLGRWMMPVMVGAQALPVFALAPLLTLWFGYGFTPKIVMAGLIIFFPVAIAFLDGLRRTEPGWLDMARVMGAPPARRLLLIRLPAALPALASGLRVAAAVAPIGAVVGEWVGSSAGLGYLMLHANGRMKTDLMFAALAVLVAITLLLYLAVDRGLRAAMPWQADALDGPPAT